In Rhopalosiphum padi isolate XX-2018 chromosome 3, ASM2088224v1, whole genome shotgun sequence, the genomic stretch gattgACTGCAAGTTGCCCTTTTCTTATCGTTATTTGAATTACATCCAAATACAGAACAAAGAACCATTTTAcccctaaaataaattacaccattttgttttaattttaaattttaatgtacgaGTGCCTACTacttatatgtacctacctactttaatatccaaacataaagtatattttaatattaattgatatggTTATaggacataaataaaatattataaaatgggcttacattaaaatagatatatttatttttttatttttaaaaatttaattataagaagtgttcttattaatattacaaatattgaaatatatatattttatatagtaataataatttattatataatatgtatgataatttattataactaatatattttgtttacagtGTAGATGATTTATAACCAACATAACAACCGTCTTGTTCCGGATATTTCTgtcgtattttatttacaacacaGGATGGAATAACAATGCGATTACCTATACAAAACCAAAAATGTAGACATTTGTATTTATACGTTtcatattgcattatattatcaatGGACTTATAGTCATCCTACCTTTTCCTATAGAATTCCACGAGTTTATCCAataagtaaattgtttataacaaatatacctCCACATCTTATTAGTTGGCTGTGATGaacataacgatttttttttgcttttattttttgatttaacaataatttgttgCCGTGTAATATTAAGAacctaataaatgtaataaaaatatcgtaatttaaattaaaaaaactgaattGATTGTGTTTCTATTATGTAGGTTGTAGGTAGGTCTACCTAATCGATGACTTACTTCTtcgtctaaaataatttttgaaaaagagCTTATTTCCGTTATACAGGGTTTTTTGTTACTATGTGGTAATAACTTATGTAATTTTTCCAACTCAAAACAACAAATACATTCTTGGTCAGTAGTAAatctaatacatttattacatatacacCAATCGTTTACATTCATTTTTGAACGACCTTCTAATCGTACTCCTATATCTGGTTCATTTGTACCTGGCTGAATATCAGCCATATCAATATCGTTCAGAGTGGGCTCAAAACTATATGGACGTattgacatatttaaatatttgtaatacactgtcaaaaaccaataaaaattgttttaatacatattttgcttATACGAGAACActtcttattataaaatgtaacataatataaggtACTTAACTACTTcaactttatataaaatatttaagtatgtaattaacaaattattattattaataaataaaataaatttgactatagtattataatattataatttataatacattactttACCTCGTAAAATAAGATcccaacgataaaaatataaaagttgaaaACTACGTTCGTTTACAAAGACGTGTAAACGTAAAATGCGGTTGATCGTCGTTCATCGACATAGaacacgttttatttttaataaaaatataattattcaaatgcaGTATTTTTATTCGTCCGTTCATTGTTGTGACTACGAAGTTATTTATAGcagaatttaatataacaaaatgtataaataataacctaGGCCGGCGTCGGCGATTTCTGTATAAAAGTATAGGCCGCCGCCGCGCCGTGTGATCTTATGACGTCACGCGCCTATCTCTCTTGAGCTCTAGCGCCTCAACAAATCGACGTACACAAATTTTAATACCaccgttagttatagtaattaactatctattgaataagtaaaaatcatttttttgtttcatggTCCTTTAAGAGAGGAATGTCTGTTTCTATATACAGTGTAGAATAACaaatttgttataacttaattaGTGGACTTCTaataacttttgaaaaatttttcACGTAAGTTATCAAGTGTTTTACTACAGCAATCTTAAAtgcgaaaaataatatatacctagctaAGGTTTGTAAAGTTTAGATGGGAACATTTAAaccataaacaataaaattctaaaattgtatcaaaACTAGGTGAAAACTAGTGCCAACATTATTTTGGAGAGCTAGTTTTCTAATCATGTCAAATAAAGTTTACATAAGACATATGAGTTctgaaaattgtttatacataattagtaGTTGTAGTAATACtggacaattttaaaaaatgcatcAGTGATGTAGCATTTACTTACCTAACAGTTAACACAtaggtatctatttaaatactaattaggaATAAACTGgcattattatacactatgatATTGTAGTCTTAGAATTAAACATCatagaaataatgttatttaaatcatGCTAAAAAATTATAGACTACAAAcatgacatttaaaattaatactatttattaaaacccTACactgtattacttttttttttctaaaaatatattaataaacttggTACAGTTTTGGACTATGGGAATGAGGATTATGGGATAAAAATGGATGGGGTTAATAcagcttatttttatttcggaATGTGGAAAACATAATTTTCTTAGCATTCACGAAGGTAGCCCAATGTCATGGTAACTTCTATATACTTCATCccatgtgattttattttttaaggtgTGCAAAACCACCGGAATATGGACGGCGCTTTAAAGGAGTAGTTAATGGTCTTTTTTCTTAAGATTTTTCAATATGTCCGCATATCTTACACATAAATTAATGTCTATTAAATATCCACAAATGTTGCCTACTCATCATCATCATTTGACAAGGTAGAAGATTTTGAATACGaaatgttgttaaattattctaattgtttctatataattgttttagatAACACAAGAGAAAATAGAATTTGTAATAACTTTTCCGTATGGATACCATGCTGGTTTTAACCATGGTTTCAATATGGCAGGATCAACAAACTTTGCATCGCCCCGTAactaatatacatttcaaaCTACTTACAATACACTCAATTGTCTAGTTGGTATCATGAAACCCggaaatatagattaaataaatggttcttatttaccataactAGCTtccatttaattcatttaagctcatattcataaacactataacaCATGCTatcttatgttaattttaacacattttaaaaattcatacttttaaccgcttataaaacactgtactcttaagttattctccaatcattatacatatttaactgaatacatttttttagatggcagtacagcagatcactcaaggaatgctgagacatgaattcacatttctaccacgtGGTACagtttcaacatcctatgttTAAAATGGACGAaaagatactaaaaatattcatgttttaattCAATGTACATAGaatggttattaaatataattaatagtaaatcaatagtagtgtaacaaaaagttagtgtcatgaaacccttaaaatagatttaataaatgGATCTTCCCAgatagcaaaaaaatatttatttgacattgaaaaaatattttgtatgtaatgaacatgattatataaatgttttttttctacatttttttgattacaaaaatgttaaaataatatttataaaataatggttgGCCACTaaagttacattttataaatattattttaagaatattataagaacattattataagaatattaaaagaacattattataagaatattattaaaatgttatcaaaataacatttataaaatataacttcagTGGCCAaccattgttttataaatattattttaatatttttgtaatcaaaaaaatgtagaaaaaaatatttatataatcatactttttacatacaaaatattttatcaatatcatataaataatttaaattagtttaaaaattataaatgattatatttttactttagttctattataataacgagtatcaaaatattatttcaaatggtacctttttattattataacacaatataataatttccattttttttatgcaaattaaatattttattatatattctgtattAGAATCATGtgattaaatatacatcaacagcaccaataaattataacactaataatataaacttatattaacaaatttattattagagtagatatattttactacagtcataatcataaataacaatgattacatttaatattattataatgtatttgattgtAGTTCCACAATTTTGTGCTCTCTAAATTTCGCACCAGCTATAAAAATTTTCATAGGTTGTTCCACATCAATTTTATCGTGCTTTTGATAACGTTTCATGTTTTTCACagcatctaaaattttaaacaaagttgtaatatttctgTATCAACTTCATagtaaaatgtctataatttaCCAAATATAATAGAGCTAGCTCCAAGAGttgaaaacactttttttttcttttgcccCTTATAACTATACTCTTGTAGTAAAGTGTCTTTGAAAAGAAAACGCATCATAGCCCTTATGGTACTTGGTAATGTATTGCGCACATAACGGGCAAGTTCAGCCACCTAAAGCataaaattatggaaaaattatacttaggtaatttaaaattaatttacacaattagtCATTAAacccatatttatatttattcataaataaatatataaaattaaatatatataacaactcACCAATTGTATCCTATAATTGTTATCTAACAgcttattttcaaatgtttgaaGAGCATCTTCATCCACTAAAGGAAAATCACTGTTTagtgatataaataaatctgaTACACTTGCATCTTTGTTCAATTCAGCATTGCTGTTCATTGTGTTGTTTCTGATCATTTCTTCAATTTTATCAATCTTTTCATGAAGTGATCTCATTTCAtacttcaaatttaacacgttacggttaattttttcaagagtatctaaattcaatttaaaatatccgGAATTACTTTATTGTTATCTTGATAATTTTTGGGCTTGACacgaaatatcataaaaatataaaatttatttttaactatatatctttataccatcataatgttattttaaaaaccattatttaccattattatgaaatttacttgtttacattattatataatagtatttgataaatacacttttaaattttattagataataaataaaggcAAAACAATATGATATTCTTTAATAtgaatagatttaaaattaaaactgtaattgttatttaattttttaaatactatattattattttaaaataaactttatcacATCATCAGTTTCCTGgccatacaaataaaatatttattgattttttattgccATGAAAGAAGTTTGGGAGTACctcaaattaacataaataataaatacataccacTTTTATCATTGAAGACATTATTTATCTGCTTTTGACTAGATTGAGAAGTACttgcaatataattttcatgagTCACCTTAAATGGTGATGATGAAGTATTAATGATTGACGTAGTATGTTTGTTActatcaaaaattgaaatttcttGAATTTgatctgaaataataatatattgtaaattctaattaaaatttaaaataatttagtaaatcaatttatttaccaggatttttgagtttttgaattttgtttgacATAATATATGGGCTACGTGAAGAACAATTGCCGAAGTCTAATTTTTTCCTTGCTGAGAAATGTTTTGGCGATGACAATTTAcctgtaataatatgttctaataagcatttaatattactaaataataaatgtataaatatctaatacttaaaatcatctaaaagtatttatttacatcattatcaatatatataatatgtacaaagcaaatactatattatatttaaaatataactaactaatttataagaagataatggagttattgagtttaatagaatattctataagatatttaaataataataataataataaaaatatttaagaaaaatagatCAGATTCTCACAGATTTAATAACTAGGTAAATCATTATCcaatagtaatattaagtatcagaaattaatttttataaattattcaataatgatatcatcaatgagtataatataaattaataaagaattaagattattataattatcttcctagtataaattgaattaaattaaatggcctggtaaatgtaattttaaagaattaaccacaatattaatattttatatggctattggtaatatatattaatgaaatgaGGAAAACatgatacattttcaatttttcaaaaatgcaaacataacattaattttaccttGAACAGTATTTAATGCTGGAGAGTATAGTGGATCAGTATCACTATCATctgaaattacaaaatataatttaatttaatttatataatttaatctcataaaattacaaaaataaagataaattcaaatttatttatttaccataaaCATCACCAGAATCTGGGCTCCAGAAATTTGCAATGTCTTTAGTTTGTTTATCAAGCGATAGTTTTCTTTTCAATTTaggtttatttttgtcattttctTGAGAAGATTCATTTGTGGACAAATCAGATGTTAGTTTAGCCAGATTAGCCTTTTCCTcggcaattttataattatctgtatattgaatcaaagaaaataatataattcaattaaattgctgaaaatttaaaaacaagttcATACTTAAATCTTTTCCTAGTTTGCGAGCACTTAAATAacgaaaacatttttcatttggcGATACTTGACTATCTATGTAtgatcttaaatttttttttggccaaGCACACATTTCATTGTTAAACCAATTTGATGGGACAACTTCTACGGAATTGTCTTTGAAAGCAACAATTGAccacattatactataataaaaatttttcctttaataatttcaaaaccaacaaaaaattttttttcaagttaaaatataatataaataaaaaaaattaggaatgtaagatttaacacataataaatataaaattatcttgatacttataattataataaaaaaaaattataataataatatattaagtacaaatattacaagtatTACAAGTAAAGTTATAAAAAGGTTTATATTTTGGTAGAATGAATAATTGGTAGagcaataaatttattgttattaggtaaaagtataactttttttttaatactaccaATTTCataccaattaaaattattatacaattcatcAACTATATAAATGTCTAATTTGGATGATTTTATaggattattaaacattatgtgtttgtttttaaattttttacatattaaaataacttcatttaaattgttgttgcatattatattaaaaacttttacaaCATCATCATCAATAGTTAGAAGGTAGGAATCAGCttctatgtttgtttttattgtcattGTTTCCAATACGATACAGGTAAATTGGTTTCCTTTCAATGCATTTTCTAATATTGGTCCACGTACATGTGGTCCACTAAGTTGATATGGAGCAATTTGAGTTTGaatttgagtttttaaattacagattTCATTATACCTTTTGACAATTTGTTGCAAAGGCTTATCCGGTTtcctcaacattttttttagagaacccatgaaattttcaaacggAAATGCTGAACAGTTATCAAGTGGTCCAAACTTATCATAGTCGTCACAAATATGTGTCAGGCCATGTACATTATGGGATATCAAATAAgaaccataaatattttcaaagttttttacaaaattgtctaataattttctggcaatattgataaatttagcATGGTCTGGACTGAGCAGTAAAGTCATTGCTATACTCAAACCAAAAAAATGTTTCCAATGTTCAACagtcaatacatttttagtcaCAGTTGTACCAACATATAACAAAAACATGCGAAACTCTGTTGCCTTCCAACGGTTTACTTCATCAAGCTTACGAGTTTTTCTGGCAAACTCGCATggaatattaactttaatatcttCAAGATGTTTTGATATTTCTCTGATTTTCCATGAAGGATATCTAATACTTACTGGACCTTTGATCCACAAAAGAATCAATTTCCTAACAACACCAAGACACACTAAATGCATGTAATCCAGTGAAAAATTGTTTACCACATCAAATGAAGGTAATGTTGATATGAGAGATACATTACCAACATGATGGTCTTCATTGGATtgcattacataattttcatgtgTCCTCTTAGATGGACACCTTGTAGGCGAAGTAAAGGGAAAACACAatctatttgataaatataaacctTCATGTTCGCACCTTGAACACGAAAAAAATCCACTGTGtcctttagtttttaataaaaacgattttgctGGTGCATCACAGCAAAATGTgtctatatacaaattatacactttattattaatacaaataccagtattatttaataaatgtgctTCGTcagtaaatgatttaataaaactgtTGCTATCAGCAGGTTTTTCTTTGCCACAATAAAGTCCAACTAGAAAAACTTTGTTATTTTCCGGACGAATGTATGCTAGTATAGGCCAAAATTGTTCtggattacttttaaaaattggtaaCCCATCAACTCCTACCACAATatggatatcattattatttttcaaacattctggaaaattgtttttaataccaTTCAATATACCAAAATGGTGATATATTCCAGGTTCAACAGTTTCAAAATTATAGGGCTCAACAGTTTTTGATTGCAAAATAGTCCTTGAATCTTTAGGCAAatctttaaaacatttatgttgttttaaaacaactaatagtttatttaatgcattttgtggaatattaaaatcaacagCCCACTTAGCAATTAATGTACGGAAAAGAAAAGTTTGAtcatatgtttcatttataaaataatcttcaTCTTGTTCAGATTCTGATGAAGATGAAGTAAATATTAcgcttgattttttatttaaaaactcaaaaGTTAAATCTTGATTTTTTACTATTTCTTGAGGGTTCTGATTGGTAGAAGATTTGTCAATTGTTGCATTTAGTGGTTGAAAGCCTGATTGATTGTTTGTTTGAGAAGAAAAATTGCTATTTATTGTAGTAGGACCATAATTTGAATCACCCATAACAATTCCATTATCCCTTTCTAATTCTTCTTGAATTCGTCTTCGTTTTGATCGAGCACTTAaatgagattttttttcaaaatccatCTTACAAAATCTAATAGAAATTAAAGCAGAAGTTCCCATAAAaccgcaataatatatatatattattgttattatccataaataataattgaataatttgtgtccaataagtatataattatagtatgaataaaaaaatatgaatagttaaaattgatagaatttatgataaatattaagttttaaacaaatgtctaaaaattatatgtttaaaataatatttttgggatatatgtactatattatgtacctactgcaCTGGGTATAACTTtcacgatttaaatattttataatatgtagtaggtGCATttgggtatatatattatatatatataatgagctTACACCCAATAGTACTAATgtgtgatttaataatatttcacaattttatacttcatgaaatattataatactatatgcatatgtaatatatgtacctaaaatGTGTGCATATATTCTTCTATGAGTATTTAGTtggataatacatataatagaataagtgagacaactttttatttcaaaatgtaaaacaaaataaaaataaaatctagtaGTAAATAGTACCTAAAATtaactacctataaaataatagtacctagGTAGGTACTCAACTTTTTAGataccaaataattattaaatcaatgacaaataattttacactaatttctaacaagaaattaattaacattctCTTCTCCATcactgaatattaataataataataataataataatacaatcgaGTAAACAGTTGAAATAACTATATAGTGTTATGTTGTGTAAGAACagtttatgaattaaataaaaacaaaataaaacataaaacattaaaaatttaaggatcatataggtacctaggaATTTACTGTTTCACtctattgtgttatatatttatataacaactaatatgttagttaaatacaattgataacttattaaaagaaaactttatccattatattatacacattaaaactaaaataagtatGTTGTACGTACTACgtgcaatatattttaagattactTACACATTACTAATGGATaggaataagtatattaattgagaaatgtatataataaaacattttgaatagatagaaatcagatttttaaagaataataatataggtacgtacctattattaatactatatattatactatatatactatttatactatttgtacctactacctacctatagtaACAActtacaattgtatttaaataaacaataaaaaaaattaaaaatatcaaaaaattaaaatttgtatgtaccttattatattacttacctaTAAAACAGTTGTCTGGGTAGACACTTCTGTAGTTTATTGAAGActgaagttataataatataatgataattaatagccAAAGTGCCAAAGCcaatcgtaatataataatattatttcaccaaAGTAAAATGTAATGTGCACAATACCGTAAAATCTGAACAATATGATACATATAGACACGGAGTATTTACGAGTAGCGGCTATACCTTCGACGTTCCATGGAAAAATAACAGTGAGAAGATATGTGTTTATTGTGACTGCAAGACACACGGACGGTTATTACTGGGAAAATCCTAAATCGGGTAAATGCATTCGTTATCGTCGTCTTCGCCATCGTCCGATAGccgtatttctaattttaaatcaaagtggggaataattttatacttaatagttaatacagataatattttagtcGGTGTCTGacgactattattatatatttatataacaatggtTACTATATTgttaacactattttttttatagaccaaCTATGCGATTTTATTCGCTTAAACGTTACAACACAAagcatttaatataatcaataatcattttacGCAATTAAAAGCCGCAGCAGATATCAtcattacctattttaattatttgatataaaaattaaaacaatcgtGGAAACACGCactaatacattattacatatgtAATGCAGATCGTGGACGCGCGAATAATAACTTCAATTGATTTGAATATCTTATTCTTTCAAAATTAGTAAGAacagtatttaagtattataagaaCTACGATAGAAAAAGATGCCTTAAAATCCattgtaaataaataggtactccAAGAGTAAAAAAAGCTAGAGGTCCTCGGGAGAGGAAGAGGAAGTCTAATATAAGaccataaaaacataaaatctatTGTCT encodes the following:
- the LOC132923881 gene encoding uncharacterized protein LOC132923881, producing MRSLHEKIDKIEEMIRNNTMNSNAELNKDASVSDLFISLNSDFPLVDEDALQTFENKLLDNNYRIQLVAELARYVRNTLPSTIRAMMRFLFKDTLLQEYSYKGQKKKKVFSTLGASSIIFDAVKNMKRYQKHDKIDVEQPMKIFIAGAKFREHKIVELQSNTL